A genomic stretch from Numida meleagris isolate 19003 breed g44 Domestic line chromosome 2, NumMel1.0, whole genome shotgun sequence includes:
- the ZNF706 gene encoding zinc finger protein 706 isoform X7, with protein sequence MARGQQKIQSQQKNAKKQAEQKKKQGHDQKAAAKAALIYTCTVCRTQMPDPKTFKQHFESKHPKTPLPPELADVQA encoded by the exons ATGGCTCGTGGACAGCAGAAGATTCAGTCGCAgcagaaaaatgccaaaaagcaagctgagcaaaaaaagaagcaaggacatgatcagaaggctgcagccaaggctgccttGATATATACCTGCACTGTCTGTAGg ACACAAATGCCGGATCCCAAGACCTTCAAACAGCACTTTGAAAGCAAACATCCTAAGACTCCACTTCCTCCAGAACTGGCTGATGTTCAGGCGTAA